In Spinacia oleracea cultivar Varoflay chromosome 5, BTI_SOV_V1, whole genome shotgun sequence, a single window of DNA contains:
- the LOC110805040 gene encoding RNA polymerase II C-terminal domain phosphatase-like 4: MECSHPSFKENKCTRCNLPIADCGNPATIPFRYIDDNLSITVDEVKRVRDVNMKFLTENKKLHLVLDLDHTLIHSMKIKKLKSTDKETIKNIKYDDVFEIKLSNSEYVLKLRPGAREFLDMVSSMFELSIFTIGKREYAHQVVEQLGGLSRFSCVIAREDCLKTRQKTLDLVLSHKQTVLIVDDTEQVWEKSCKENLITIKRYDFFPIKEEGIVVEMDKELDRVFEMLREVHSLFYDGNNEDYGMKKDAREVLKRVLIGRGLSCLSQEQHQEEDQKKLGKCIEKGVEVCRVKRLKIKFNGAWLENPCVPTKRLDCLGEERVNNEDQKKISESKEGSSVAMSRPKRLRITFNGVVQKTYCVPNRKRYKKTHEVFNSSCLV; this comes from the coding sequence ATGGAGTGTAGTCATCCATCATTCAAGGAAAACAAGTGTACACGTTGCAACCTACCCATCGCCGACTGTGGCAATCCGGCCACCATACCATTCCGGTACATCGACGATAACTTATCCATCACCGTCGACGAAGTTAAGCGTGTTCGagatgttaacatgaagttttTGACAGAAAACAAGAAACTTCACTTAGTTCTTGACTTGGATCATACTCTTATCCATTCTATGAAGATCAAGAAACTCAAGTCTACGGATAAAGAAACTATCAAAAATATCAAGTACGATGACGTGTTCGAGATCAAGCTTTCTAACAgtgaatatgttttgaagttAAGGCCAGGTGCTCGTGAATTTCTTGATATGGTTAGTTCGATGTTTGAATTATCAATCTTTACAATTGGTAAACGTGAGTATGCTCATCAAGTTGTTGAACAACTCGGTGGTTTATCGAGGTTTTCGTGTGTAATCGCAAGGGAAGATTGTTTGAAGACGAGGCAAAAGACGTTGGATTTGGTGTTATCACATAAACAAACTGTTTTGATAGTTGATGATACGGAACAAGTTTGGGAGAAATCTTGTAAGGAAAATCTGATAACAATAAAACGTTACGACTTCTTTCCCataaaggaagaaggaatagtAGTGGAGATGGATAAGGAACTTGATAGGGTTTTCGAAATGTTAAGGGAAGTTCATAGTTTGTTTTATGATGGTAATAATGAAGATTATGGTATGAAAAAAGATGCAAGGGAAGTTCTCAAAAGGGTTTTGATTGGTCGAGGATTAAGTTGTTTGAGTCAAGAACAACACCAAGAAGAGGATCAAAAGAAGCTTGGCAAATGTATTGAAAAAGGTGTTGAAGTGTGTAGGGTGAAGAggttaaaaatcaaatttaatggTGCGTGGCTAGAAAATCCTTGTGTTCCAACAAAAAGATTAGATTGTTTGGGTGAAGAACGAGTTAACAACGAAGATCAAAAGAAGATAAGCGAATCTAAAGAAGGATCAAGTGTAGCAATGAGCAGGCCAAAGAGGTTAAGAATTACATTTAATGGTGTGGTTCAGAAAACTTATTGCGTCCCCAACCGTAAAAGATACAAGAAGACACATGAAGTGTTCAATTCTTCATGTTTAGTATAG
- the LOC130460807 gene encoding uncharacterized protein, producing MAQNVILGEYKEQYSLLHRYAQEILRSNPENTVKFKLDNNVFERIYICFAAIKKGFLAGCRAFFGIDGCFLKGPYGGQLLVAVGRDGNNQMFPIAWACVETESTETWSWFLQLLADDLDTTDGSGYTIMSDQQKGLLKVVSDIWPRADTRVCARHVYCNFRQVYGGGLLYRRGFWKIAKSTTENDYKTNMQLFSSISEIAAEDLKKRNYKKWVRAYFTPQSQCDSIDNNMNEVFNAYILSSRHKPIITMLEDIKEGLMERLHKKRDFIAKKEILICPRIQQRLEKSKIDARGWSAFWDGHFSYGVREGATLVRYVVSLLERTCSCNAWQLSGVPCNHAIAAIWKAVEHPEHYVASCFAKDTYLKAYQYPLEPLNGPQQWPESPYAPIVAPVVKKLNNRPTVKRKPSVGEVEGFKLTKKGQVHKCSNCGGEGHNKRKCHIPLRETPLVVPSQASQTLATPKQKQKQPPKPKPVVPSSQQTHTAAPMHTRGIGVYTYPNGYQRQAVPVLGDTHIICQSVVNFQMYLTQSTQVWVGFWKLIIGLEKNGSSAGTTG from the exons ATGGCTCAAAATGTGATATTAGGTGAGTATAAAGAGCAGTACTCATTGTTGCATAGATATGCACAGGAGATCCTAAGGTCGAACCCGGAGAACACAGTCAAGTTCAAACTTGACAACAATGTGTTTGAGAGAATCTATATTTGCTTTGCTGCTATTAAAAAAGGTTTCTTGGCTGGGTGTAGAGCTTTCTTTGGAATTGATGGGTGTTTTTTAAAGGGTCCATATGGTGGCCAACTTCTTGTTGCTGTTGGCAGGGATGGAAACAATCAAATGTTCCCGATAGCTTGGGCATGTGTAGAAACTGAAAGCACTGAAACTTGGAGTTGGTTTCTTCAACTTCTAGCTGATGATCTGGACACTACAGATGGGAGTGGTTATACAATAATGTCTGACCAACAGAAGGGGTTATTAAAAGTCGTGTCTGACATATGGCCAAGGGCAGATACAAGGGTCTGTGCTAGGCATGTTTACTGTAATTTCAGGCAAGTATACGGAGGCGGTCTGCTGTACAGGAGAGGGTTTTGGAAAATTGCAAAGAGTACAACAGAAAATGATTACAAGACAAATATGCAActgttttcttcaatttcagaaATTGCTGCAGAGGACTTGAAGAAAAGGAATTACAAAAAGTGGGTTAGGGCATACTTTACTCCTCAATCTCAGTGTGACAGCATCGACAACAATATGAATGAGGTATTCAATGCATACATACTGTCATCAAGGCATAAGCCAATCATAACAATGCTTGAGGATATAAAGGAGGGGTTAATGGAGAGATTACACAAAAAGAGGGACTTTATTGCTAAGAAGGAGATTCTGATTTGTCCTCGGATTCAACAAAGATTAGAGAAATCTAAAATTGATGCACGGGGATGGTCAGCATTTTGGGATGGACATTTCTCTTATGGTGTGAGAGAGGGTGCTACACTGGTTAGATATGTTGTAAGTTTACTGGAAAGAACTTGTAGTTGCAATGCTTGGCAACTTAGTGGTGTGCCGTGTAACCATGCTATTGCGGCTATTTGGAAAGCAGTTGAGCATCCTGAACACTACGTAGCAAGCTGCTTCGCCAAGGACACATATTTAAAGGCTTATCAGTATCCTTTAGAGCCTTTAAATGGTCCACAACAATGGCCAGAATCTCCTTATGCTCCAATTGTAGCACCAGTGGTGAAGAAATTAAACAATAGACCTACCGTTAAGAGGAAGCCATCAGTTGGTGAGGTTGAAGGGTTTAAGTTAACCAAGAAGGGTCAAGTGCACAAGTGCAGTAACTGTGGAGGGGAAGGACATAACAAAAGAAAATGCCATATTCCATTGAGAGAGACACCCTTAGTTGTACCAAGCCAAGCATCACAGACGCTTGCAACACCTAAACAGAAGCAGAAACAACCACCTAAACCCAAGCCAGTGGTTCCGTCTTCTCAGCAAACTCATACAGCTGCTCCTATGCACACAAGAGGTATTGGTGTTTATACTTATCCTAATGGATATCAAAGGCAAGCAGTG CCTGTCCTTGGAGATACTCATATAATTTGTCAGTCTGTTGTAAACTTCCAAATGTATCTCACTCAATCAACACAG GTTTGGGTTGGTTTTTGGAAGTTGATCATAGGGTTGGAGAAGAATGGAAGCAGTGCAGGAACTACTGGATGA
- the LOC110805057 gene encoding uncharacterized protein isoform X3 — protein sequence MEKERDLTMTMDDLAALGDDMLYMPGMIDGGGNSGGGGGITTFKQMKEKSTFVPDLTNSRSYDCLLRNQMRHFYWNQIQKFGGLEGLLGKKLVVFQLVLVDEGRNLQMKLYHDVSKQNPEDPNVAECSRNLFKAHIPHLLQCLQDSKRWVYSRSLVIKEYNRALLDDTLLKLLSHDPVGGLKDIAFDVPFGTPDSEVDKQLYDLMKNPVKEYKDTPMPLGIHCTEVLMFLAGDFALDDAGGLNSRNAVLKLLRYLNTEDGIQKIHGFDEMVAGCPRVSPEKIKSLKDVHLTS from the exons ATGGAAAAAGAGAGAGACCTGACGATGACGATGGATGACCTCGCGGCTCTCGGCGACGATATGTTATACATGCCGGGGATGATAGACGGAGGCGGAAAcagcggcggcggcggcggcaTCACAACTTTCAAgcaaatgaaagagaaaagtACGTTTGTTCCCGACCTAACAAACTCCAGGTCGTACGACTGCTTGTTGAGGAACCAGATGAGACATTTCTACTGGAACCAAATCCAGAAGTTTGGGGGTTTGGAAGGTCTTCTTGGCAAGAAGTTGGTCGTTTTTCAG CTTGTCTTGGTTGATGAAGGTAGAAACCTGCAAATGAAGCTGTATCATGACGTTTCCAAACAGAATCCAGAGGATCCAAATGTTGCTGAATGTTCTAGAAACTTGTTTAAAG CTCACATTCCGCATTTGCTGCAATGCCTCCAAGATTCTAAACGCTGGGTGTACTCTCGCTCCTTG GTGATCAAAGAGTATAACAGGGCCTTGCTCGATGACACACTTCTGAAGCTCCTCTCCCATGACCCTGTTGGTGGCCTTAAAGACATAGCATTTGATGTCCCATTCGGTACTCCTGACTCTGAG GTTGATAAACAGTTGTATGACTTGATGAAAAATCCAGTGAAGGAGTACAAAGATACACCCATGCCACTTGGAATTCATTGTACTGAG GTCTTGATGTTTCTTGCTGGAGATTTTGCTCTCGATGATGCTGGAGGCTTGAACAGTCGTAATGCAGTTCTGAAACTCTTGCGTTATCTGAATACTGAGGACGGAATACAGAAAATACAT GGGTTTGATGAGATGGTTGCTGGTTGCCCCAGAGTGAGCCCTGAGAAGATAAAGTCGCTGAAAGACGTGCATTTGACTAGTTGA
- the LOC110805057 gene encoding uncharacterized protein isoform X2 produces the protein MEKERDLTMTMEDLAALGADMLYVPGMIVGGGNSGGGGSGSGGITTFKQLKEKSTFVPDLTNSRSYDCLLRNQMRHFYWNQIQKFGGLEGLLGKNLVVFQLVLVDEGRNLQMKLYHDVSKQNPEDPNVAECSRNLFKAHIPHLLQCLQDSKRWVYSRSLVIKEYNRALLDDTLLKLLSHDPVGGLKDIAFDVPFGTPDSEVDKQLYDLMKNPVKEYKDTPMPLGIHCTEVLMFLAGDFALDDAGGLNSRNAVLKLLRYLNTEDGIQKIHGFDEMVAGCPRVSPEKIKSLKDVHLTS, from the exons ATGGAAAAAGAGAGAGACCTGACGATGACGATGGAGGACCTCGCGGCTCTCGGCGCCGATATGTTATACGTGCCGGGGATGATAGTCGGAGGCGGAAACAGCGGAGGCGGCGGCAGCGGCAGCGGCGGCATCACAACTTTCAAGCAACTGAAAGAGAAAAGCACGTTTGTTCCCGACCTAACAAACTCCAGGTCGTACGACTGCTTGTTGAGGAACCAGATGAGACATTTCTACTGGAACCAAATCCAGAAGTTTGGGGGTTTGGAAGGTCTTCTTGGCAAGAATTTGGTCGTTTTTCAG CTTGTCTTGGTTGATGAAGGTAGAAACCTGCAAATGAAGCTGTATCATGACGTTTCCAAACAGAATCCAGAGGATCCAAATGTTGCTGAATGTTCTAGAAACTTGTTTAAAG CTCACATTCCGCATTTGCTGCAATGCCTCCAAGATTCTAAACGCTGGGTGTACTCTCGCTCCTTG GTGATCAAAGAGTATAACAGGGCCTTGCTCGATGACACACTTCTGAAGCTCCTCTCCCATGACCCTGTTGGTGGCCTTAAAGACATAGCATTTGATGTCCCATTCGGTACTCCTGACTCTGAG GTTGATAAACAGTTGTATGACTTGATGAAAAATCCAGTGAAGGAGTACAAAGATACACCCATGCCACTTGGAATTCATTGTACTGAG GTCTTGATGTTTCTTGCTGGAGATTTTGCTCTCGATGATGCTGGAGGCTTGAACAGTCGTAATGCAGTTCTGAAACTCTTGCGTTATCTGAATACTGAGGACGGAATACAGAAAATACAT GGGTTTGATGAGATGGTTGCTGGTTGCCCCAGAGTGAGCCCTGAGAAGATAAAGTCGCTGAAAGACGTGCATTTGACTAGTTGA
- the LOC110805057 gene encoding uncharacterized protein isoform X1, which yields MENEGKFVMITEDNIAEFGDKMILVPERIPIRFVFHDGGGNSGGGSGGGITTFKQLKEKFFNVPELRNPYDCQMRNQIRNSYWNQIQKFGGLEELVGKKLVFFQLVLVDEHRDLQEKLFQGISRLNPEDPNVAECSRNLFKAHIPHLLQCLQDSKRWVYSRSLVIKEYNRALLDDTLLSLLSNDPVGGLRDIAFDIPFGTPDSEVDKQLYDLMKNPVKEYKDTPMPLGIHCTEVLMFLAGDFALDNAGGLNSRNAVVKLLRYLNTEDGIQKIHGFDEMAAGCPKVSPEKIMSLKDVHLTS from the exons ATGGAAAATGAGGGAAAGTTCGTGATGATTACGGAGGATAACATCGCGGAATTCGGCGACAAAATGATATTGGTGCCGGAGAGGATTCCGATACGGTTTGTGTTTCATGACGGAGGCGGAAACAGCGGAGGAGGAAGCGGCGGCGGCATCACAACTTTCAAGCAACTGAAAGAGAAATTTTTTAATGTTCCCGAGCTGAGAAACCCGTACGACTGCCAGATGAGGAACCAGATAAGAAATTCCTACTGGAACCAAATCCAGAAGTTTGGGGGTTTGGAAGAACTTGTTGGcaagaaattggtcttttttcAG CTTGTCTTGGTTGATGAACATAGGGACCTGCAAGAGAAGCTGTTTCAGGGCATTTCCAGACTGAATCCAGAGGATCCAAATGTTGCTGAATGTTCTAGAAACTTGTTTAAAG CTCATATTCCGCATTTGCTGCAATGCCTCCAAGATTCCAAACGCTGGGTGTACTCTCGCTCCTTG GTGATCAAAGAGTATAACAGGGCCTTGCTCGATGATACACTTCTGTCACTCCTCTCCAATGACCCTGTTGGTGGCCTTAGAGACATAGCATTTGATATCCCATTCGGTACTCCTGACTCAGAG GTTGATAAACAGTTGTACGACTTGATGAAAAATCCAGTGAAGGAGTACAAAGATACACCCATGCCACTTGGAATTCATTGTACTGAG GTCTTGATGTTTCTTGCTGGAGATTTTGCTCTCGATAATGCTGGAGGGTTGAACAGTCGTAATGCAGTTGTGAAACTCTTGCGTTATCTGAATACTGAAGACGGAATACAGAAAATACAT GGGTTTGATGAGATGGCTGCTGGTTGCCCCAAAGTGAGCCCTGAGAAGATAATGTCGCTGAAAGACGTGCATTTGACTAGTTGA
- the LOC110805057 gene encoding uncharacterized protein isoform X4, translating into MEKERDLTMTMDDLAALGDDMLYMPGMIDGGGNSGGGGGITTFKQMKEKSTFVPDLTNSRSYDCLLRNQMRHFYWNQIQKFGGLEGLLGKKLVVFQLVLVDKGRDLQMKLYHEVSKQNPEDPNVAECSRNLFKAHIPHLLQCLQDSKRWVYSRSLVIKEYNRALLDDTLLSLLSNDPVGGLRDIAFDIPFGTPDSEVDKQLYDLMKNPVKEYKDTPMPLGIHCTEVLMFLAGDFALDNAGGLNSRNAVVKLLRYLNTEDGIQKIHGFDEMAAGCPKVSPEKIMSLKDVHLTS; encoded by the exons ATGGAAAAAGAGAGAGACCTGACGATGACGATGGATGACCTCGCGGCTCTCGGCGACGATATGTTATACATGCCGGGGATGATAGACGGAGGCGGAAAcagcggcggcggcggcggcaTCACAACTTTCAAgcaaatgaaagagaaaagtACGTTTGTTCCCGACCTAACAAACTCCAGGTCGTACGACTGCTTGTTGAGGAACCAGATGAGACATTTCTACTGGAACCAAATCCAGAAGTTTGGGGGTTTGGAAGGTCTTCTTGGCAAGAAGTTGGTCGTTTTTCAG CTTGTTTTGGTTGATAAAGGTAGAGACCTGCAAATGAAGCTGTATCATGAAGTTTCCAAACAGAATCCAGAGGATCCAAATGTTGCTGAATGTTCCAGAAACTTGTTTAAAG CTCATATTCCGCATTTGCTGCAATGCCTCCAAGATTCCAAACGCTGGGTGTACTCTCGCTCCTTG GTGATCAAAGAGTATAACAGGGCCTTGCTCGATGATACACTTCTGTCACTCCTCTCCAATGACCCTGTTGGTGGCCTTAGAGACATAGCATTTGATATCCCATTCGGTACTCCTGACTCAGAG GTTGATAAACAGTTGTACGACTTGATGAAAAATCCAGTGAAGGAGTACAAAGATACACCCATGCCACTTGGAATTCATTGTACTGAG GTCTTGATGTTTCTTGCTGGAGATTTTGCTCTCGATAATGCTGGAGGGTTGAACAGTCGTAATGCAGTTGTGAAACTCTTGCGTTATCTGAATACTGAAGACGGAATACAGAAAATACAT GGGTTTGATGAGATGGCTGCTGGTTGCCCCAAAGTGAGCCCTGAGAAGATAATGTCGCTGAAAGACGTGCATTTGACTAGTTGA